TGGAATGGCGCATATGTCCGTCCCGGCAGCCTTCCTTCAGCTTGGAGAAGCCGTTGTGTGTCATTCCGATCCCGGCCGCTTCGCCTTGCTGTATCGCCTTCTCTTTCGGTTGAGGCAGGAAAGGCACCTTCTTGAGGTGAAGACGGATGCCGATGTGGCGCTGGCGTACCGGATGCAGAAATCGGTGGGGCGCGATTATCATAAGATGACGGCCTTCTTGCGCTTCAAGGAAGTGCCATTGCCTGTTGGTGTTGCAGGCCGACGGCGCTTTGTCGCCTGGTTTGAGCCTGACCACTTTATCATCGCGCGCGTCGCGCCGTTTTTCCAACGTCGGTTCAATGACATGGATTGGATTATCCTGACGCCCCACGGGTCCGCGTCATGGGATGGCCAGACACTTATGACCTCGACAGACCCGGCGATAAAGCCCGATATACGCGATCAAACCGACGATCTCTGGCGCATATATTATGCATCCATCTTCAATCCCGCCCGCTTGAAGGTGAAGATGATGATGACGGAGATGCCGAAGAAATATTGGAAGAACCTGCCGGAGGCAGAGCTTATTCCTAGCTTGATCGCCGGGGCGGAAGCCAAGCTGATCGATATGGCCCGTCGACAAGCCAGTGAGCCGCTGCCTTTTCATCATCGCCTCCAGGAGGCTGCCGCGCGTGTGCCGGCAGCGCCAGCGGCCGAAGCGGACACGATAGACGCGCTACGCCAGGAAGCGCGACGCTGCAATCGATGTGATCTCTCCTGCCGGGCAACACAGACCGTGTTCGGCGAAGGGCCTGTCGATGCAATGATCATGATCGTTGGAGAGCAGCCGGGGGACCAGGAGGATCTCGCAGGCAGGCCGTTCGTCGGACCGGCGGGCCGAGTGTTCGACGAGGCTCTGGCGCAGGCCGGCCTGGACCGGCGTATGCTCTACGTCACCAACGCGGTGAAGCACTTCAAGTATGAACCACGGGGAAAGCGCCGTATCCATCAACGCCCGAATATCGCAGAGGTGCAGCAATGCAGGTGGTGGCTCACCCAAGAGATCGATATGGTGAAACCGAAGCTGATTGTCGCCATGGGCGCAATTGCGCTGTTTTCGCTCACCGATCGAAAGGACCGGTTGGAGGATGTCCGCAGCCGGCCAATTGTCATGGACGAAACGCGACATCTATTCGTCACCGTTCATCCGTCCTACCTGCTTCGTATTCCAGACGAGATCAAGAGAAACGAAGAACTCGCGCGCTTTCGAGACGACATAAGCCAGATCGGTAGACTTGTTGCGTAAGGAGAAAAGCTGGCGATTTGTCCATGCTTTGGCAAAGCGCGACCTCGATGCCTCCGGCGGGAAGCGGCGACTGCGGTCTTTAAGTGACGGGTGGGTGAAGCGGGCGCCTTGTTCTAGCAGAGTTGTGTAACAGATGCCTTAGTCAGCCGAAACCGAACAACGTTACTACGCCCATCCATGGCAGCATAACTTAAATCAAACAGTCTCCAGCAAAGCCGGAGCAGTTTACAGGCAGCCAGACAGCTTCGCTGGGCGGGGTTGGTTTGCAGATCATTCGAGACTAGGGCGAGCGTTTCAATCGGGACGGCCCAGACGGTCTGAGAGCCGGAAAGGCCAAGGGCCGTGAGCCGTGGGCTGAACGACAAGCAGCGCAAGGTGCTTGTCGCTGCGGTCGAGAAAGGTCCCGTTCCTTATCTCGGCGGTGTGGTACGTTGGAGGCTGGTTGGTCTGGTGCAATGGCTTTGGCAGGAGCATCGCATTTCACTGAGCCGCCAGCAGCTTGGGCGTGAACTGAATGCGATGAGCTATAGCAAACTCACCGCTTGCCCCAACCATCACGCGTAAGACCCTCAAACCATTGAGAATTTTTAAAAAAACTTCCCGGCCGCAGTAGCAGAGATCGCCGCCTGGGCCGCACGAGGAACGCGACCTTCAGCGCCTCGCGATCAACCCACCAGATCGGCCTACATCTTCGGTGCTATCGGTCCGGGACTTGGCAAGGCGGCAACTCTGATCATGCCTTGGTGCTATACCTATGCCATGACACAGCATCTGGCCGAAATCGCTCGTCATATTGCCGACGATGCACACGCCATTCTCATCATGGATCAGGCAGGATGGCATATGTCCAACAATCTCGTCGTGCCAGGAAACATAACGATCTAGCCGTGATTGCTCGACGGGAGAAAGCAATGTTTATACATTTTATGGCTGAATAATGGTGGTGCCTCTCACCCGCCCCGATCCGATCTTGCAGCTGGGATCAGCCGCTGAGACCGGGGCTGGCCGTGGTGCCGGATTGGATCCGCCGGACATTTCTACTTTGCGAACTGGCGCACATTCAACCTTGACGCCACAGACCGCTGCCGGAAAAAACATAATGCTGCTGATAAAAACCGAGGCGCCAGATGACGACCTTTGCGACTATCAATGATCCAATCACCGGCCTTCTGGAGGCTTTCAAATCCCACGATGTGGTTGCGCTTTGCGACGGCGGGCACGGTTGTGAGCAGGCATATGCGTTGAGACGTGCGCTCATCCGCGACCCAGGGTTTTCCGCCCTCGTGAACGACATAGTGGTGGAGAGCGGTAACTCTCTCTACCAAAGCATCATGGACCGTTTTATTTCAGGAGAAGATATCCCTGATAGAGAAATCTGCAAAGCTTGGCAGAATACGACGCAACCCCACGATGTGTGGGATTGCCCCGTCTTTGAGGGACTATTTCGAGACGTTCGCGATTTGAATGCAACGCTGCCCAAAGAGCGGCAGATTCGTGTTTTGTTGGGTGACCCGCCAATAGATTGGTCTAGGGTCAACAGCGCCGCTGAACTCCAAGAAACATGGAATACACTTGAAGACCGTGACAGCTGTGCGGCACGAATTATTCAAAGTGAAGTGCTGGCGAAGCAGCGCCGCGCTTTAGTCATCTACGGCGGTATGCACCTTCTACGCAAGAGACTCTTCTGGCAATCGGAAGAGGGACAGGCCATGGAATTAGAGTCCATCCCGCTACAAAATTCAATCGTGTCGTTGCTTGAGGCACAAGGAGCCAATGTCTATTCTGTCTGGACGCCCGTGTTTGTCGATCTAACGACTTTGCAGTCCGATATGTGCTCATGGCACACACCGAGTCTTGTTCCCATTCGAGGCACTCCGCTGGGAGAGGCAAGCTTTCGATCATATTACCCGCACGCTATGTTGACCAAGCAACGCGATGCGATTGTAAAGATTCATGTCGATCCCGAGCGCTCTCCTTTAATGGAGGAGCAGTTCGACGCTATCCTTTACCTCGGACCGCCATCGGATTTAAGTTGGAGTGAAGTCTCTCCCGCGTTAGCCGCTGATCCGGAATATATCAAGATGCGGTCAGAGAGATGTGCATGGGTCGGCATGCCTCTCTGATTGTCAACGGCGAAACGAACCAGCCCCTCCCCGCTGCGTTTAAGGGCGCGGGCATAGTGCTCGGCACCCTGCCGGAAAACGGAATCCCGATTGGCACCCTTTTGGCGCCGCAGGATCTGCGTATTTTCAAGCGGCACGGCAGCCGGCACAGGCCGGCCTTCACCGGCTTGCCATCTGCGGGCAACATCATCGATGCGAGGAATGTGTCATGGCGACGGTTGCGGCTGGCATTGGCACCAGCTTTGTGGCGACCCCATTGGGTCAAAAGCGGGAAGCTGGGTCCCCTGCTACCTGTCTTTGCAGTAGAGCGAGATAACATCACGGCACTCTGGCCTGTAAGCCGTCGCGCCAGCTCCGCGGTCACTATGAAGGAGCGGATACCCCTCGCTTTCAGGACTTGGCTTAATCCATTGGCTGACTGGAATGAGTGAGGGCGCGACGATGGGAAGCACACTTGAATTCATAAATCTTCGTGCTTGCGCAGCAGACGTTTGGTGCATAAATTAGCGTAATGTCTGATCATTCGTCTCAACGATTGTCGCCGTCAAATATCCCAATGGATGCGCTAAGCGAAGTTCTACAGGACTTTCGTTTGAGTGGAGTAAACTATGGGCGCTGCGAACTGCGGCATCCGTGGAGCATCGCTCTGCCGCACCAACAGCTGCTTCGTTTCCATTTTATCAGCCAAGGTCCATGCTGGATTCATACCGAAGCCCAGGGATGGCAGGAATTGCACGATGGGGATCTGGTCCTACTGCCGCAAGGTATCGCACATCGATTGGCCAGCGCGCCGGATGTTGAAGGCGACTCGCTCAAAAGCTGTCAGATAAAAAGGTTGAGCAGCAAGGTTTGCGAATTGGTGCGGGAAGGAACGGGGGCGACCAGCACGCTTTTTTGCGGCTCCATGGCGCTGAGCGCCTATGCCCTTGATCCTTTGATCGCCCTGATGCCGCCAATCATCAAGGGCTGCGATGTCGCTGGCAATGACCCGATCATTGGCCCTCTGCTGACGGCTATGACGACAGAGGCTTCACAACCCCAGATGGGCAGCGCAACGATCCTGACGCGTATGGCTGACTTGCTCGTCGCGCGGCTTATCCGCTGTTGGGTCAATTGCAGCGGAGCGGCAACCACCGGCTGGCTCGCCGCCATCCGCGACCCCCATCTTGGTCGTGTGTTGGCAGCCATGCACCGCGATCCCGGCCATAACTGGACGCTTGAAAGCCTTGCCGGTGTGGCAGGCCAGTCGCGCTCGATCTTTGCCGAACGCTTCAGTGCTGTTTTAGGGGAAGGCGCGGCACGCTATCTCGCTCGCCTGCGCATGCAGCTTGCCCGTGAGTTGTTGGGGCAAGGTGGCATGTCGGTTGCCGAGGTTGCATCTCGCCTGGGCTATGAATCCGAAGCGTCGTTCGCGCGCGCTTTCAAACGCATTACCACGGTCTCACCCGGCGTTGTGCGCCGCACAGTTTCCGGACGAACGGACATGGTTTTCGGATTTTAAGCTACATATAATCCCAAATCTTTCGTCTATGAAGTGCTTCCGGATTCAGGAGATACGTCAATGACGGACAGAACATCACAATTTAACAGCGCGGATATAGACCTCGATACCGCTGAGCCGGTCGCGTGGAGCTCTGCCACCTGGCTCGCCGTCCTTTCGATGGCGGCCACCAGTTTTGCGCTGGTCTCGGCTGAGTTCCTGCCGGCAGGCCTGCTGACGCCAATGGCTCGTGATCTTGGGATCAGTGAGGGAACAGCCGGGCAGGTTGTGACTGCCACCGCTTTCGTGGGCGCCATCACGGCCCTGTTGAGCAATGTCCTGATCGGCAGATTAAACCGCAAGACAGTGCTGGTCGGCCTCAGTGCGTTGGCAATCGGCTCCAATATTCTTGCGGCGGTGGCGACGGATTTTTGGCTATTGATGCTCGGTCGAGCAGGCCTCGGCATTGCCCTCAGCGGCTTCTGGGCACTTTCGGTTGCCGTCGTCTCCAGGTTGGTTGGGACCAACGCAACAGGACGGGGCATGGCGATCGTTACGCTCGGCGTTTCACTCGCGACGATCGCGGCGCCATCGATAGGCGCTTTGATCAGTGACTGGTTGGGCTGGCGCAGCGCCATGTCTATGACTGCGGGGCTAGCTGCACTTGCCATGCTGCTGCAGATAATCTGCTTGCCAACATTGCCTTCAAGCACAAGCAACAGTCTCTCTGATGTATTCCGGCTGACGCGGCGGCGTGGGGTTCAACTTGGAATGTTGGCCATCCTTTTGCTGATGACGGGGCATTTTGCCGGCTCGGTTTATGTGCGCCCTTTCCTGGAACAGGTGACGCTGCTTGAAACTGGCCCGATTGCCCTGGCACTTCTCGGATTTGGCGTCGCGTCGGTAATCGGTAACGTTGCGGGTGGCCGGATGGCTGACGCCAGTATTCATATGGCACTCGCTGTCACCGCCGTGTTGATGGCGTCTGCAGCGCTCGCCTTGGTGCTTTGGGGTAGCTATGTCGGCGTTGCCTTCAGCCTTGTTACGCTTTGGGGCTTTGCCTTCGGCATGGCACCCGTGGTGCTGCCGACCAACCTGTCACGCAGTGCACCTGACGCCCTGGAGGCAGCGGGCAGCCTGATGGTCGTCTCTTTCCAGGTCGCGATCACGATTGGCGCGGTTGTCGGCGGTTATGTCGTCGATCATTATGGCGCTGCGGGACCCTTGACCCTGACCGCCGCCCTGGCCGCGTTGACGGTCGCCTTGGCACTGACGCAACCGCGCACCTGATCTTCGCTTCGGGTCAGCCACCTTTGCCACTTTGAGCCTCAATGTGAACATCAACAACCTGTTGAGGCTCCACAACGAGAGCAGCGGAGCTGCTGCCTTATGGGGGCAGTCGTCAAAACGGCAGACAGCATGAACGTCAAGATATCCGAGCAACTGCGATAATCGTCAGATGGCTGAATCCGGGCAGTCGGTCAGTTCAGAGGTAAGGGTTGATTTCCGCCTCCACCTTTGCTTGTCCAGCGAATAACGGCGGCACCTCAATGAAGGTATTCTGTGATATTCCCGTGTCGATAATCTCAAAAACCGCCTTGAGCATGCCGTCCACATCCTGACGCACCATTTCGATGTCGCCACCCAAAAGCGCCACAAAGGGATCCCAGTCGAAACAGCCCATTGCTGGTAGCCGCTCCGCGACATAGCCGGAGGTCTTGAGCCACTGCATGACGCCTTCAAGAGAGATGGTGGAGTTTACAAACATTCCGCCTGGAATTTCGCCTTCAACCATCGCCAGTGTTTGTAAAGCTTTTTCCGCTTTTTCAGGGGCGTATCCGCAAGCCAGTATGTGGCGTTCATCGATCGGAACGCCCATATCCTGATGGGCTGCCCGAAAACCGCGCACCCGCTCCAAGGTGTTGTGATCAGTGGCGCGCCCGCCAACAAACAGCAACGGTGCGGCCTTGCCGGTTTTTCTGTGACAATTTTTTAGAATACGACGGGTCAATTCCCGCGCCCCTGCAAAATTATCCGAAATAACCGAAGGTGCTGCCGTTCCCGGCAGGTCGAGATTAATGCTGCGCGCCCCGGCAGACGTGCATATTTCGGTGATCCGGTCAGGGTTGGTCGCTCCGGTCGAAACCAGCCATTCCACTTGATAGGACAGCAGAGTGCGTGCAGCCTCCACTTCAAGCTCTGGGTCACGTCGCGTGCAGGTGATGATCGGGAAAAGGCCCCTCGCCCGCGCCATATCCTCGAAGGTTTCGACGATCGAGCCAAAATAACGGTTGTCATACTTAGGGACGATCATGCCGATGATCTGTGATTTTTCCCGGCGCAACAGACTGGCCTGCATGTTGAGCGCGTAGCCTTGCTCTTCAGCAATCCGTCTGATTTTTTCCGCCAATTGCGTGCTGATCCGGCGCTTCTTCCAATTGCCGTTCAAAACAGCACTCACAGCACTGGCCGATGTGCCAGCAAGCTCGGCCAGATCGTAGATCGTGGTCTTCTTGGCGGTTTTTTTCTGATTCACAAGCGCCTCCCGTTGAAACCCAACTTGACATCAAAGTCAGAAGATGGCAATTCTTGCGTCATCGATTGAGCAGTGTTGCTCAATCGATGAAGTTGGTTGGCTTTGGAGGGTTGACCGGGAGGCACTCAAGCAATTCAGGATTGTTGTCGCATCATCGTGCGCTCGTTGAGTCGTGATCACTGTCTTCTGTTGCATGCGTCTCTCACTGCTGGTTTTGGGTTCTAGAGGAGGAAGCTATGAAATTTCATTCCATGATGATGGTGTCGGTTGCTGCCGCTGCCATGTTTGCAGGCTCTGCCTTGGCGCAAGAGAAGGCAACCGTTGCGTTTCTGATGCCGGATCAGGCATCGACACGCTATGAAAACCACGATTATCCGGGCTTCAAGGCCGAGATGGCCAAGCTGTGCGCCGGATGCACGGTGATTTATCAAAACGCCAATGGCGATACCGCGCTTCAGCAGCAGCAATTCAACTCGGTGATTGCGCAAGGCGCAAAGGTGATTGTACTGGACCCGGTGGATTCGTCTGCTGCCGCAGCACTGGTCGAATTGGCGCAGTCGCAGGATGTGAAGGTCATTGCCTATGATCGTCCGATTCCAAAGAAAGCGGCGGATTATTATGTGTCCTTCGATAATGCTGGTATTGGCGAGGCCATTGCCAAGTCTTTGGTGCAGCACCTGAAGGCCAAGGGCGTGCCACAGGGTGCGGGTATTCTTGAAATCAACGGCTCGCCCACCGATGCCGCCGCTGGCCTGATCCGCGATGGTGTTCATAAAGGCCTGAAGGATTCAGGTTACAAGACGCTGGCCGAATTTGATACGCCAGAATGGGCGCCGCCAAAAGCGCAGGAATGGGCCGCTGGCCAAATCACCCGCTTTGGCGCAGACATCAAGGGCGTTGTTGCCGCCAATGACGGCACGGGCGGCGGTGCGATTGCAGCGTTTAAGGCGGCTGGTGTTAATCCGGTTCCACCTGTTACGGGCAATGATGCGACCATCGCAGCGCTTCAGCTGATCATTTCCGGCGACCAGTACAACACGATTTCCAAGCCATCGGAAATTGTTGCGGCGGCGGCTGCTAAAGTCACCGTCCAGTTTCTGAAGGGTGAAAAGCCGGAAGCCAAGACGACGCTTTATGACACCCCCTCGCAGCTGTTCATTCCGGCTGTGGTGACGGC
This genomic window from Agrobacterium vitis contains:
- a CDS encoding UdgX family uracil-DNA binding protein (This protein belongs to the uracil DNA glycosylase superfamily, members of which act in excision repair of DNA. However, it belongs more specifically to UdgX branch, whose founding member was found to bind uracil in DNA (where it does not belong), without cleaving it, appears to promote DNA repair by a pathway involving RecA, rather than base excision.), with the protein product MTETCFLEGRGDLSEWREAARRCLQAGIEPKAIDWRLIGDEQGLFGADASQSKESSTPSPAEHTGGMAHMSVPAAFLQLGEAVVCHSDPGRFALLYRLLFRLRQERHLLEVKTDADVALAYRMQKSVGRDYHKMTAFLRFKEVPLPVGVAGRRRFVAWFEPDHFIIARVAPFFQRRFNDMDWIILTPHGSASWDGQTLMTSTDPAIKPDIRDQTDDLWRIYYASIFNPARLKVKMMMTEMPKKYWKNLPEAELIPSLIAGAEAKLIDMARRQASEPLPFHHRLQEAAARVPAAPAAEADTIDALRQEARRCNRCDLSCRATQTVFGEGPVDAMIMIVGEQPGDQEDLAGRPFVGPAGRVFDEALAQAGLDRRMLYVTNAVKHFKYEPRGKRRIHQRPNIAEVQQCRWWLTQEIDMVKPKLIVAMGAIALFSLTDRKDRLEDVRSRPIVMDETRHLFVTVHPSYLLRIPDEIKRNEELARFRDDISQIGRLVA
- a CDS encoding winged helix-turn-helix domain-containing protein, coding for MSRGLNDKQRKVLVAAVEKGPVPYLGGVVRWRLVGLVQWLWQEHRISLSRQQLGRELNAMSYSKLTACPNHHA
- a CDS encoding DUF6118 family protein, with translation MPAAVPLENTQILRRQKGANRDSVFRQGAEHYARALKRSGEGLVRFAVDNQRGMPTHAHLSDRILIYSGSAANAGETSLQLKSDGGPR
- a CDS encoding AraC family transcriptional regulator; the encoded protein is MSDHSSQRLSPSNIPMDALSEVLQDFRLSGVNYGRCELRHPWSIALPHQQLLRFHFISQGPCWIHTEAQGWQELHDGDLVLLPQGIAHRLASAPDVEGDSLKSCQIKRLSSKVCELVREGTGATSTLFCGSMALSAYALDPLIALMPPIIKGCDVAGNDPIIGPLLTAMTTEASQPQMGSATILTRMADLLVARLIRCWVNCSGAATTGWLAAIRDPHLGRVLAAMHRDPGHNWTLESLAGVAGQSRSIFAERFSAVLGEGAARYLARLRMQLARELLGQGGMSVAEVASRLGYESEASFARAFKRITTVSPGVVRRTVSGRTDMVFGF
- a CDS encoding MFS transporter, yielding MTDRTSQFNSADIDLDTAEPVAWSSATWLAVLSMAATSFALVSAEFLPAGLLTPMARDLGISEGTAGQVVTATAFVGAITALLSNVLIGRLNRKTVLVGLSALAIGSNILAAVATDFWLLMLGRAGLGIALSGFWALSVAVVSRLVGTNATGRGMAIVTLGVSLATIAAPSIGALISDWLGWRSAMSMTAGLAALAMLLQIICLPTLPSSTSNSLSDVFRLTRRRGVQLGMLAILLLMTGHFAGSVYVRPFLEQVTLLETGPIALALLGFGVASVIGNVAGGRMADASIHMALAVTAVLMASAALALVLWGSYVGVAFSLVTLWGFAFGMAPVVLPTNLSRSAPDALEAAGSLMVVSFQVAITIGAVVGGYVVDHYGAAGPLTLTAALAALTVALALTQPRT
- a CDS encoding LacI family DNA-binding transcriptional regulator, whose amino-acid sequence is MNQKKTAKKTTIYDLAELAGTSASAVSAVLNGNWKKRRISTQLAEKIRRIAEEQGYALNMQASLLRREKSQIIGMIVPKYDNRYFGSIVETFEDMARARGLFPIITCTRRDPELEVEAARTLLSYQVEWLVSTGATNPDRITEICTSAGARSINLDLPGTAAPSVISDNFAGARELTRRILKNCHRKTGKAAPLLFVGGRATDHNTLERVRGFRAAHQDMGVPIDERHILACGYAPEKAEKALQTLAMVEGEIPGGMFVNSTISLEGVMQWLKTSGYVAERLPAMGCFDWDPFVALLGGDIEMVRQDVDGMLKAVFEIIDTGISQNTFIEVPPLFAGQAKVEAEINPYL
- a CDS encoding ABC transporter substrate-binding protein, with product MKFHSMMMVSVAAAAMFAGSALAQEKATVAFLMPDQASTRYENHDYPGFKAEMAKLCAGCTVIYQNANGDTALQQQQFNSVIAQGAKVIVLDPVDSSAAAALVELAQSQDVKVIAYDRPIPKKAADYYVSFDNAGIGEAIAKSLVQHLKAKGVPQGAGILEINGSPTDAAAGLIRDGVHKGLKDSGYKTLAEFDTPEWAPPKAQEWAAGQITRFGADIKGVVAANDGTGGGAIAAFKAAGVNPVPPVTGNDATIAALQLIISGDQYNTISKPSEIVAAAAAKVTVQFLKGEKPEAKTTLYDTPSQLFIPAVVTAENIKAEIFDKKIQTPAEVCTGEYAAGCKKLGITQ